The following are from one region of the Silene latifolia isolate original U9 population chromosome 9, ASM4854445v1, whole genome shotgun sequence genome:
- the LOC141600210 gene encoding protein JINGUBANG-like — protein MTENLCSSSHSNSNIFNSQLSNNNDVDVSDKKPLPTLFDDDDDEETKDIAPSFHHLSLNNYNSPSLRYHHDIISSPSHHETNLSPDSSPLVPRSPESKWTPSPPSTPSPPLLYRCISSLRHEGSIFSIVVSRGLVFTGSSSTYIRAWQPLDCREKGYIQTSSGKVRAMLAHGGMLFTAHKDHKIRVWNIISHNAIFRPKKIATLPKLSPLRFLISWASHSSALQHKDTISCMAFNHADGILYTGSWDKTVKAWSLNDRKCIDSFAAHADNINDMVINHDGFIFTCSSDGTVKMWNKVSGENFHTLTMTLTFHSYPIYALVLSDASQSERSLLYAGSSDGCINVYEQQISGRYNHEGSIQGHQFAVLCLTMLDNLVISGSEDAMIKIWRRGEGRIYECLAVLEGHKGPIKCLGACLEKDNMVMGFLVFSASSDRTFKVWRVKVFSQEMRGRNQSLDIGDDYDNSINVLSSPALSPSWVEMKLRLSTS, from the coding sequence ATGACAGAAAACCTATGTTCTTCTTCCCATTCAAATTCCAACATTTTTAATTCTCAATTATCAAACAATAATGATGTTGACGTAAGTGACAAGAAACCTCTTCCTACCCtctttgatgatgatgatgatgaagaaaccAAAGATATTGCACCAAGTTTTCATCATTTATCCTTGAATAATTATAACTCTCCTTCATTACGCTATCATCATGACATTATCTCCTCACCGTCTCATCATGAGACCAACCTGAGTCCAGACTCGTCTCCACTCGTCCCACGGAGTCCCGAGTCAAAGTGGACCCCCTCTCCTCCATCTACCCCGTCTCCTCCGCTCCTCTACCGTTGCATTTCCTCCCTCCGCCATGAAGGTTCCATATTCTCAATTGTCGTGTCGAGAGGGCTAGTCTTTACCGGGTCAAGTAGCACCTACATACGTGCATGGCAACCCTTAGATTGCCGTGAAAAGGGTTACATACAAACAAGCTCCGGAAAGGTACGTGCCATGCTAGCCCATGGTGGCATGCTATTCACTGCCCATAAAGATCacaaaattagggtttggaatataaTTTCACATAATGCTATTTTTAGACCTAAGAAAATTGCAACCCTACCCAAACTAAGTCCTTTAAGGTTCTTAATCTCTTGGGCTAGTCATAGTAGTGCCCTACAACATAAGGATACTATCAGTTGCATGGCTTTTAACCATGCAGATGGGATCCTATACACTGGATCTTGGGATAAAACCGTCAAAGCATGGAGTTTAAATGATAGAAAATGCATTGATTCATTTGCGGCACATGCGGATAATATCAATGACATGGTAATTAACCATGACGGATTTATTTTTACATGTTCCTCGGATGGCACGGTAAAAATGTGGAACAAAGTAAGTGGTGAAAATTTCCATACACTTACCATGACCTTGACTTTCCATTCTTACCCGATATATGCTTTGGTCTTAAGTGATGCTTCCCAATCCGAAAGGAGCCTATTATACGCCGGGTCATCCGACGGGTGTATAAATGTTTACGAACAACAAATTTCGGGACGTTACAATCATGAAGGGAGCATTCAAGGGCATCAATTCGCGGTACTTTGTTTAACAATGTTGGATAATTTGGTAATTAGTGGGTCAGAAGACGCGATGATTAAGATTTGGAGGAGAGGAGAAGGTCGGATTTATGAATGTTTAGCGGTATTAGAAGGTCATAAAGGTCCAATAAAGTGTTTAGGAGCTTGTTTAGAGAAGGATAATATGGTAATGGGTTTTTTGGTATTTAGTGCAAGTTCAGATAGAACGTTTAAGGTGTGGAGAGTTAAGGTATTCTCACAAGAAATGAGGGGTAGAAATCAGTCATTAGATATTGGAGATGATTATGATAATAGTATTAATGTTTTAAGTAGTCCTGCCTTGTCTCCTTCATGGGTGGAAATGAAGCTTCGTTTATCAACTAGTTAG